A single genomic interval of Fibrobacter sp. UWB13 harbors:
- the coaE gene encoding dephospho-CoA kinase (Dephospho-CoA kinase (CoaE) performs the final step in coenzyme A biosynthesis.) translates to MLKIGITGSIGAGKSFVGALLRTRNFQVLDADCKVHELYRDSAGLRAEMAAYFGEECLTPTGVNSALIADRVFADANARVKLEQIVYPYLNRAVAEFFTGEAADSSSERATQLTRVADKCRFVEAALFSRAPELVKMLDEIWIVDAPECVRLERLVLRGLSESDAKRRIENQRGACAPELFPGKRIRTVMNDGDKLHVEQQLDELLRDLH, encoded by the coding sequence ATGCTGAAGATTGGAATTACGGGTTCGATAGGTGCGGGCAAGTCCTTTGTCGGGGCCTTGCTGCGTACACGTAATTTCCAGGTGCTTGATGCCGATTGCAAAGTGCATGAACTTTACCGCGATTCGGCGGGGCTGCGCGCTGAAATGGCGGCGTACTTTGGCGAAGAATGCTTGACGCCGACGGGCGTGAATAGCGCGCTGATTGCGGACCGAGTTTTTGCGGATGCTAATGCTCGCGTGAAGTTGGAGCAGATTGTTTACCCGTACTTGAACCGTGCCGTGGCGGAATTTTTTACAGGGGAGGCCGCGGACTCTTCTAGTGAAAGAGCCACGCAGTTGACGAGAGTCGCGGACAAGTGCCGGTTCGTGGAGGCTGCGCTTTTCTCGCGTGCGCCCGAGCTTGTAAAAATGCTTGACGAAATCTGGATTGTCGATGCGCCTGAATGCGTTCGCTTGGAACGCCTGGTGCTGCGTGGCCTCAGCGAAAGCGATGCTAAACGCCGTATTGAAAATCAGCGTGGCGCCTGCGCACCAGAACTTTTCCCGGGCAAGCGGATTCGCACGGTTATGAACGATGGCGATAAATTGCACGTGGAACAGCAGCTTGATGAACTGCTAAGAGACTTACACTAA
- a CDS encoding DMT family transporter, protein MSWLILAFASAVFLGFYDLAKKKSVQDNAVRPVLLLCSVFYALLMLPVLLSGHCEPLTLHDHLFLMVKSVIVGGSWLFTYSAIAHMPLSISTTIRALAPLFTIMIAVGFLGERPQVMQWVGIAVCVCSYIGLSLAGRKEMGHFFSNGWVVAMLLGTILAACSGIYDKLILQRMNFEPLTVQVWFSIYMCVVQFLTTMFTWYPTRKKTTPFQFRWSFLAVAALLIIADRCYFLAVSDSDALISIITVLRRSSVFISFLAGILIFKERKSKTKFFAMLGVVIGLCLISLGR, encoded by the coding sequence ATGTCATGGTTAATATTGGCTTTTGCTTCGGCGGTTTTTCTTGGCTTTTACGACTTGGCTAAGAAGAAATCGGTTCAGGATAACGCTGTCCGTCCGGTACTTTTGCTCTGCAGTGTTTTTTATGCGCTTTTGATGTTGCCGGTACTTTTGTCCGGGCATTGCGAGCCGCTGACTTTGCATGACCACCTGTTTTTGATGGTCAAGTCGGTGATTGTCGGCGGAAGCTGGCTTTTTACGTACAGCGCGATTGCGCACATGCCGCTTAGCATTTCTACGACAATTCGTGCGCTAGCTCCTTTGTTTACAATCATGATTGCGGTTGGCTTTTTGGGCGAGCGTCCGCAGGTGATGCAGTGGGTGGGTATTGCAGTTTGCGTTTGTTCGTACATCGGGCTCTCGCTTGCGGGCCGCAAGGAAATGGGGCATTTCTTTAGCAACGGCTGGGTCGTGGCGATGCTCCTCGGGACGATTTTGGCGGCTTGCAGCGGCATTTACGATAAGCTGATTTTGCAACGCATGAATTTTGAACCGTTGACGGTTCAGGTTTGGTTCAGCATTTACATGTGCGTGGTGCAGTTCTTGACGACTATGTTCACGTGGTACCCGACGCGTAAAAAGACGACTCCGTTTCAGTTCCGTTGGTCGTTCTTGGCGGTGGCGGCGCTGTTGATTATTGCAGACCGTTGCTATTTTTTGGCGGTGAGCGATTCGGATGCGTTGATTTCGATCATTACGGTGCTGCGTCGTTCGAGTGTGTTCATCAGCTTCTTGGCGGGAATTCTTATATTCAAGGAACGCAAGAGCAAAACGAAGTTTTTTGCAATGTTGGGCGTGGTCATTGGCTTGTGCCTGATTTCGCTCGGACGTTGA
- a CDS encoding type IV pilin protein: MEQKGFSLIELMVTIVIMGVLAAVAVPKLFGFIDKSKASEISVAAGTYMKLQETYAFEHGKGGTWHEIGYRSPAGNSLGIASSTNFTYIAIENDYNWSAESNVSLNNCPKGSKWYLNYSLSEGAHNIKFWTSSDNIVGCIDELTPSFKRLSNTTTPITTPTKSGGKE, encoded by the coding sequence ATGGAGCAAAAAGGTTTTTCCCTTATCGAACTAATGGTCACGATCGTCATCATGGGCGTTCTGGCCGCCGTTGCCGTTCCTAAGCTGTTCGGCTTTATTGACAAATCCAAAGCTTCCGAAATTAGCGTCGCCGCAGGCACCTACATGAAATTGCAAGAAACATACGCTTTCGAACATGGGAAAGGCGGCACCTGGCACGAGATTGGATACAGATCCCCTGCAGGCAACAGCCTCGGAATCGCAAGCTCCACAAACTTCACCTACATTGCCATAGAAAACGATTACAACTGGTCAGCCGAATCTAACGTCAGCCTAAACAATTGCCCCAAAGGCAGCAAATGGTACCTCAATTATTCCCTTAGCGAAGGGGCTCACAACATCAAGTTTTGGACCTCCAGCGACAACATCGTCGGCTGCATCGACGAATTGACTCCAAGCTTCAAACGATTGAGCAACACGACGACCCCAATTACAACGCCCACAAAGTCCGGCGGAAAAGAATAA
- a CDS encoding DUF3392 family protein: protein MQPYIHQFANFLRAHLNSISVGLIATLLMLYGACINNYFKRITKSIPFIGRFALFVVLCSVGYAFASSQMVRLLRMVLRELSDLPLIGVVAGCFVLLAFLAKSGKDI, encoded by the coding sequence ATGCAACCTTATATTCACCAGTTCGCGAATTTTTTGAGAGCCCATTTGAATTCAATTTCGGTCGGGCTGATTGCAACGCTTTTGATGCTCTATGGCGCCTGCATCAATAACTATTTCAAGCGCATCACGAAAAGCATCCCGTTCATTGGGCGCTTTGCACTGTTTGTTGTGCTGTGCAGTGTCGGGTATGCGTTTGCAAGTTCGCAGATGGTGCGCCTTTTGCGCATGGTATTGCGCGAACTTTCGGACTTGCCTTTGATTGGTGTGGTTGCGGGATGCTTTGTGCTGCTTGCGTTCCTCGCCAAAAGCGGGAAAGATATCTGA
- a CDS encoding carboxypeptidase-like regulatory domain-containing protein, translated as MKRLLASLSCILLFACSSDKNLAGASTVETENACIINVVNIDSKPAANVVARIRPLWYVEGVSSDSAVTQNNIQDATLEVAADSLGNIVMDSINFDKGYIEIIDGNSGVFQAIASSDLKKNKLTTMQMEELGSVTGKAELPEGTDYAWVQIYGTDKIVKTNKDGEFTLDSLPPASYQIRAILPDEQETIGEASITISAGEKSDILALAKPTLENEQLEQWAHVRTIPLDSTISDWMKPIAETTVVFVRLNETNFDFSEAMDNGNDIRFTDQSGNRLAFKRAFWNSTTPDTPQSAEFQIRIDGSSSVENLEMYWGKTAALDASASNDIWASLPDSLVKAIHSITLIDFENQKLESAFDYGDGPREWYFHPQDTNVTTTPSSENIQDAFESSKERGGYVFHWKSTSKTRGKWSMIGTRINRNPSSLEGIDSIAFYAKGKGELGFAVEVLNEPTGKTKYVDYLDSTWKRFSFTPSDFVEGDGEFGNMGWDFVKPRVTTFTIWIVDESEMWIDDVILYGVNRDNFN; from the coding sequence TTGAAACCGAAAACGCTTGCATCATCAACGTTGTAAACATCGATTCTAAACCGGCTGCCAACGTCGTCGCAAGGATCCGTCCGCTTTGGTACGTGGAAGGAGTTTCATCGGATTCCGCCGTCACGCAAAATAATATACAAGACGCAACATTAGAAGTCGCCGCAGATTCACTCGGCAACATCGTCATGGATTCCATCAACTTCGATAAAGGCTACATCGAAATCATTGATGGCAATTCCGGCGTTTTCCAGGCAATCGCCTCTAGCGACTTAAAGAAGAATAAATTAACAACCATGCAAATGGAAGAACTCGGTTCCGTCACCGGCAAGGCAGAGCTCCCTGAAGGAACCGACTACGCCTGGGTCCAGATTTACGGCACCGATAAAATCGTAAAGACCAACAAAGACGGCGAATTCACACTCGATTCACTCCCGCCAGCAAGCTACCAGATTCGAGCCATTTTGCCTGACGAACAAGAAACCATCGGCGAAGCCTCCATTACAATTTCTGCTGGCGAAAAGAGCGATATCCTAGCGCTAGCAAAACCGACTCTCGAAAATGAACAATTAGAGCAATGGGCACATGTTCGCACCATTCCGCTTGATTCTACAATCTCGGATTGGATGAAACCCATCGCAGAAACTACCGTTGTCTTTGTGCGATTAAACGAAACGAACTTCGACTTTAGCGAAGCCATGGACAACGGAAACGACATCCGATTCACCGACCAAAGCGGGAACCGACTCGCATTCAAGCGAGCTTTCTGGAACAGCACCACTCCAGACACTCCGCAGTCCGCAGAATTCCAAATCCGCATCGACGGCTCATCAAGCGTTGAAAACCTCGAAATGTACTGGGGCAAGACCGCCGCACTCGACGCAAGCGCAAGCAACGATATCTGGGCAAGCCTCCCCGACTCGCTCGTAAAAGCCATCCATTCCATCACGCTGATTGACTTCGAAAATCAAAAACTCGAATCCGCATTTGACTACGGCGACGGTCCGCGCGAATGGTACTTCCATCCACAAGACACAAACGTCACGACAACGCCCTCAAGCGAAAACATCCAGGACGCCTTTGAATCCAGCAAGGAACGTGGCGGCTACGTATTCCATTGGAAGAGCACTAGCAAAACAAGAGGCAAGTGGTCGATGATAGGCACACGAATCAACCGCAATCCATCAAGTCTCGAGGGCATCGATTCCATTGCGTTCTACGCCAAAGGCAAGGGCGAGCTCGGTTTTGCGGTAGAAGTTCTCAACGAGCCAACCGGCAAAACAAAGTATGTGGACTATCTCGATTCCACCTGGAAACGCTTCAGCTTTACGCCAAGCGATTTTGTCGAAGGCGATGGCGAGTTTGGGAATATGGGATGGGATTTCGTCAAGCCGCGCGTCACGACTTTCACCATCTGGATTGTAGACGAAAGCGAAATGTGGATTGACGACGTTATTTTATACGGAGTAAACCGCGACAATTTTAATTAG
- a CDS encoding outer membrane lipoprotein carrier protein LolA — MKFSSRFFVFLSLALVQCVFALTADQVLDKSKAWFKSGRAWSLSFRAQLYQADSPDIRTQSGSLVVAEGDKFKLDLSGIKFYSDGESLWQWNVDQKQVLIKAVEDLSSSLHPSELLFKYLNCKALEMGEGEFAGKKLWILKLDPSKYAGQFTKMEVWLSKSDYSPVRLFTEDPAGNSTWYGIIDMKVVKNISNDDFKYKPVAGVDEIDMR; from the coding sequence ATGAAATTCTCCTCCCGTTTTTTTGTTTTTTTATCGCTTGCCTTGGTGCAATGTGTTTTTGCGTTGACGGCGGATCAGGTTTTGGACAAGTCCAAGGCTTGGTTCAAGTCGGGGCGTGCCTGGAGCCTCAGTTTTAGGGCTCAACTTTATCAGGCGGATTCTCCGGATATCAGAACCCAGTCGGGTAGTCTCGTTGTTGCCGAGGGCGACAAGTTCAAGTTGGATCTTTCGGGAATAAAGTTTTATAGTGATGGCGAGAGCCTTTGGCAGTGGAATGTGGACCAGAAGCAGGTGCTCATCAAGGCGGTGGAAGACTTGTCGAGTTCACTCCATCCATCGGAACTTTTGTTCAAGTACTTGAACTGTAAGGCGCTCGAAATGGGCGAGGGCGAATTTGCTGGTAAAAAGCTTTGGATTTTGAAGCTCGACCCGTCGAAATATGCGGGACAGTTTACCAAGATGGAAGTTTGGCTTTCCAAGAGTGATTATTCCCCGGTGCGCCTCTTTACGGAAGACCCCGCAGGGAATTCAACTTGGTATGGCATTATCGACATGAAAGTGGTCAAGAATATTTCTAACGATGATTTCAAGTACAAGCCTGTTGCGGGCGTTGACGAAATCGATATGAGGTAG
- a CDS encoding glycogen synthase, which produces MNILVVTPEAGNWKVPSPLATAVNCMTQAFANAGSQVITCSPFYKDHIIDPDKYHCVYQGVEALQNKPFEVWRSEDDPLHTYIYNEEYFGRPYVYGPPHALPYSDNHLRFAMFASAVLSYSAQSGIQFQAILGHEWGGALVGALCHTVYQEAFHNIPFFFNVHNITYDFHVQPSEIEKIGLPRKDFNMDGYEFWGKVSLLKAGILYANKVLFPSSGYRDAMLNTNLPGGLSGFLNRNSSKLLGIQFGVNYKFWDFNDEAKRPIKEAKRIAKASLGRQFDMDLSNKLIIYSHMDMESGNASETLATILSDIAKENVLIIVGISPEHPEWNYYQEVSHQYGNFIRILQFDSEEANNREKLRNTLAASDLLFAANLQEPSASIILKAMAAGTLPLTGRNVGIASMLTDYTLETAGEANAFLVDDANAPHQMLRRIKDAISVYNTEVADWDKCVVNAYSGFHYEWAKTISKYLLTLGELGL; this is translated from the coding sequence ATGAATATACTCGTCGTAACTCCAGAAGCGGGGAACTGGAAGGTACCGAGCCCCCTCGCAACCGCGGTCAACTGCATGACGCAGGCATTTGCCAACGCCGGTTCTCAGGTTATTACTTGTTCGCCATTCTATAAAGACCATATTATCGATCCCGACAAGTATCATTGCGTTTATCAAGGCGTCGAAGCGTTGCAGAACAAGCCGTTCGAAGTCTGGCGTTCTGAAGACGACCCCCTCCACACTTATATATATAATGAGGAATATTTCGGCAGGCCCTATGTTTACGGACCACCGCACGCCCTCCCCTACAGCGACAACCACCTGAGATTCGCCATGTTCGCCTCGGCAGTGCTCTCCTACAGCGCGCAAAGCGGCATCCAGTTCCAGGCAATCCTCGGTCATGAATGGGGTGGTGCCCTCGTCGGTGCACTCTGCCACACCGTCTACCAAGAAGCATTCCACAACATCCCGTTTTTCTTCAACGTCCATAACATCACTTACGACTTCCACGTGCAGCCGAGCGAAATCGAAAAAATCGGTCTCCCGCGCAAGGATTTCAACATGGACGGCTACGAGTTCTGGGGCAAGGTCAGCCTCCTCAAGGCAGGCATCCTGTACGCCAACAAGGTCCTGTTCCCATCGTCAGGCTATCGCGACGCCATGCTTAACACGAACCTCCCCGGCGGTCTCAGCGGATTCTTGAACCGCAACAGCAGCAAGCTCCTCGGCATCCAGTTCGGCGTGAACTACAAGTTCTGGGACTTCAACGACGAAGCCAAGCGTCCCATCAAAGAAGCGAAGCGTATCGCCAAGGCGAGCCTCGGCCGCCAGTTCGACATGGATCTTTCGAACAAGCTCATCATTTACAGCCACATGGACATGGAGTCGGGCAACGCTTCCGAAACGCTTGCGACCATCCTTTCGGACATCGCCAAAGAGAACGTCCTTATCATCGTGGGCATTTCGCCAGAACACCCCGAATGGAACTACTACCAGGAAGTTTCTCACCAGTACGGCAACTTCATCCGCATCCTCCAGTTCGATTCCGAAGAAGCGAACAACAGAGAAAAATTACGCAACACGCTTGCCGCCTCGGACCTTCTATTTGCGGCAAACCTGCAAGAGCCGTCCGCCTCGATAATCCTCAAGGCCATGGCTGCAGGTACGCTCCCGCTCACGGGCCGCAACGTCGGCATCGCAAGCATGCTCACCGACTACACCCTCGAGACCGCAGGCGAAGCCAACGCATTCCTCGTCGATGACGCAAACGCTCCGCACCAGATGCTTCGTCGCATCAAGGACGCCATCAGTGTGTACAACACGGAAGTCGCCGATTGGGACAAATGCGTCGTAAATGCTTACAGCGGATTCCACTACGAGTGGGCAAAGACAATTTCAAAATATTTACTAACTTTGGGTGAACTGGGGCTTTAG
- a CDS encoding DNA replication/repair protein RecF, whose amino-acid sequence MISKVFISKVRSLESMDCNFDAHINVICGPNGCGKTTILESIYLLAQGFSFRSRDLRELITWKQNELILRGEFEDEGRERKRALRVFSRGSEVRENGETLKSPTAFFGTCPAVIMQPSDIELLRGGPDVRRHWLDEILCFRSSANSLVLRNYKRVLQQRNKWLKEFKQKGSAVGGEDLFRVLTQQLIDLGAKLWAARMALSKEVSEIITRYYRKLSGGVDEITCAYKSSILKTLDALDMADPLSDEMMDEIPAGAMNASGECAECFADGSGNVAGSAADGSDVISEEMLRNAFARKLADLEFVERLQGMTMAGPHRDDLALCASGYEMRSVGSQGQCRSAAVAMRFAAVDVASRYLTKPILLLDDIFAELDVNRRDAVASLIREKQCQVVIATPQAEDLPFKADAMFELKI is encoded by the coding sequence TTGATTTCTAAAGTGTTCATTTCGAAGGTGCGCAGTCTAGAATCGATGGACTGCAACTTCGATGCTCACATCAATGTGATTTGCGGACCGAATGGCTGCGGCAAGACGACGATTTTGGAGTCGATTTATTTGCTTGCGCAGGGATTCTCGTTTCGGTCGCGTGATTTGCGTGAACTGATTACATGGAAGCAGAACGAACTGATTCTGCGCGGTGAATTTGAGGACGAGGGGCGCGAGCGGAAGCGAGCGCTTCGCGTGTTTTCTCGCGGGAGCGAGGTTCGTGAAAACGGTGAAACGCTTAAGTCTCCGACGGCGTTTTTCGGGACGTGCCCGGCGGTGATTATGCAGCCTTCGGATATTGAGCTTTTGCGAGGTGGACCTGATGTGCGCAGGCATTGGCTCGATGAAATTCTCTGTTTCCGTTCTTCTGCAAATTCTTTAGTGTTGCGCAATTACAAGCGCGTGCTGCAACAGCGTAACAAATGGCTTAAGGAATTTAAGCAGAAGGGTTCTGCGGTCGGTGGCGAAGACTTGTTCCGTGTGCTGACGCAACAGCTGATAGATCTTGGTGCCAAACTTTGGGCGGCGCGAATGGCGCTCTCGAAAGAAGTCTCGGAAATTATTACGCGGTACTATCGCAAGCTTTCGGGCGGGGTGGATGAAATCACTTGCGCTTACAAGAGCTCGATTCTCAAGACGCTGGATGCGCTTGATATGGCGGACCCGCTGTCGGATGAGATGATGGATGAGATTCCGGCGGGTGCGATGAATGCTAGCGGAGAGTGCGCGGAATGTTTTGCGGACGGTTCTGGGAATGTCGCCGGGAGTGCGGCGGACGGCTCGGATGTTATTAGCGAGGAAATGTTGCGGAATGCGTTTGCGCGAAAGCTCGCGGATTTGGAATTCGTAGAACGCTTGCAGGGAATGACAATGGCGGGGCCGCACCGTGACGACTTGGCTCTGTGTGCGTCTGGTTACGAGATGCGTTCTGTCGGGTCGCAAGGGCAATGCCGCTCGGCGGCGGTTGCGATGCGCTTTGCGGCGGTCGATGTGGCATCGCGTTACTTGACAAAGCCGATTTTGCTTTTGGACGATATTTTCGCCGAGCTTGATGTGAACCGCCGTGATGCAGTCGCTTCGCTCATTCGCGAAAAGCAGTGTCAGGTGGTGATTGCGACGCCACAGGCTGAAGATCTGCCGTTTAAAGCAGATGCAATGTTTGAACTGAAGATTTAG
- the mscL gene encoding large-conductance mechanosensitive channel protein MscL, with protein sequence MGIKNKAASLIEEFKAFAFKGNIVDMAIGIIIGAAFGKIVNSFVNDIVMPLVTAVIAKCGGQNAGEGIKTLVYTTSEGIAIPYGTFIGEVLNFLIVAFAVFLMMKKFLGFMQNMRKKKEAEAAAAPAAPPAPSAEEKLLTEIRDLLKNK encoded by the coding sequence ATGGGAATCAAAAACAAAGCAGCTTCACTCATTGAAGAATTCAAGGCATTTGCCTTCAAGGGCAACATCGTCGACATGGCCATCGGTATCATCATCGGTGCCGCCTTCGGTAAAATCGTTAACTCCTTCGTGAACGACATCGTCATGCCGCTCGTCACTGCAGTCATTGCCAAGTGCGGCGGCCAGAACGCAGGCGAAGGCATCAAGACGCTCGTCTACACGACCTCCGAAGGCATCGCCATTCCGTACGGCACGTTCATCGGTGAAGTCCTGAACTTCCTCATCGTCGCATTCGCCGTGTTCCTCATGATGAAGAAATTCCTCGGCTTTATGCAGAACATGCGCAAGAAGAAAGAAGCTGAAGCAGCCGCAGCTCCGGCAGCACCTCCGGCACCGAGCGCCGAAGAAAAGCTCCTCACCGAAATTCGCGACCTCTTGAAGAACAAATAA
- a CDS encoding glycoside hydrolase family 3 N-terminal domain-containing protein: MNLSKIGIFAFATIAAITTAQAGISGSIVDESGAPIHNAAVTVRTLPKLIANARTLSNDKGAFSLNNAKKGQSIVVRKAGFLPETLSVVPGKKNYGSITLKRDPIETRIDSIMAKMTLDDMIAQMTQAKAPTVKCGNSICGSALEGGGAYTADFYTNAWKQKIPVIYGKDNVHGVADVNNATIFPHNIGLGATRDSALVRKIGQAVAEEMWAAHIDLNFAPAITVPQDERWGRVYEGFGETTELAVDLGAAFVRGQQGDNNDAEWRVITTLKHFIGDGATDNGYDRGNATMTDKVLRQKYLPPYEAGVEQGALSVMASFNQVNGIHQHVDSAKITGILKTELAFDGYVIADWEGIESSTTPGAAGDYSPGLVTGISSKDAIKNAINAGLDMAMVPQSAESFVKNMKELVASGAISEDRVKDACRRILRAKIRAGRIDNPSGPAAYVGVTKNIGSAEHRQLAREAVQKSLVILKNKKVLPLKTTDKIFVTGSHANNTGLQCGAWTQGWQGTMENVPGATSIQAGFDEVANGARVATAEEAKTIVYVIGEVPYAEWFGDYRGDDFNNKIITKKARTDMSFNSTDNDIAQIKEWQKAGHKVVVVLITGRPLPITSLINVADAFVVAWLPGSEGAGVADVLFGKVKPTGKLPHTWPKDAKQIPINVGDGKKGLFPYGFGLTY; this comes from the coding sequence ATGAATCTTTCAAAAATCGGCATTTTTGCTTTTGCGACAATCGCAGCCATCACCACTGCACAGGCAGGAATTAGCGGTTCCATCGTTGACGAATCCGGCGCTCCCATCCACAACGCGGCTGTCACCGTTAGAACTCTTCCGAAGCTCATCGCCAACGCGCGAACGCTCTCGAACGACAAGGGTGCATTCAGCTTGAATAATGCCAAGAAAGGCCAAAGCATCGTCGTACGCAAAGCGGGATTTTTGCCCGAAACACTCAGCGTTGTTCCCGGCAAAAAGAATTACGGCAGCATCACGCTAAAGCGCGACCCGATTGAAACTCGCATCGACAGCATCATGGCAAAAATGACACTTGACGACATGATTGCCCAAATGACGCAAGCCAAAGCACCGACCGTAAAATGCGGCAACAGCATCTGCGGTTCTGCCCTCGAAGGCGGCGGCGCTTACACAGCAGACTTCTACACCAACGCTTGGAAACAGAAAATTCCAGTCATCTACGGCAAGGACAACGTCCACGGCGTCGCCGACGTGAATAACGCAACAATCTTCCCGCATAACATCGGGCTCGGAGCCACGCGAGATTCCGCACTCGTCCGCAAAATCGGGCAAGCCGTTGCTGAAGAAATGTGGGCAGCACACATCGACTTGAACTTCGCACCCGCCATCACCGTTCCGCAAGACGAACGCTGGGGCCGTGTGTACGAAGGATTTGGCGAAACAACGGAACTCGCCGTTGACCTCGGAGCCGCATTTGTACGCGGCCAGCAGGGAGACAACAATGATGCCGAATGGCGCGTCATCACCACGCTCAAGCACTTCATTGGCGACGGTGCCACAGATAACGGTTACGACCGCGGCAACGCCACCATGACAGACAAAGTCCTCCGCCAAAAGTATTTGCCACCTTACGAAGCTGGCGTTGAACAAGGCGCCCTCAGCGTCATGGCAAGTTTCAACCAGGTAAACGGCATCCACCAGCACGTAGACTCCGCAAAAATCACGGGCATTCTCAAGACCGAACTTGCATTTGACGGCTACGTCATCGCCGACTGGGAAGGCATCGAAAGTTCCACAACACCGGGCGCCGCAGGCGACTACTCGCCCGGACTCGTTACCGGAATTTCTTCGAAAGACGCCATCAAGAACGCTATCAACGCAGGCCTCGACATGGCAATGGTTCCGCAATCCGCCGAAAGCTTTGTCAAGAACATGAAGGAGCTCGTTGCATCGGGTGCGATTAGCGAAGATCGCGTCAAGGACGCTTGCCGCAGAATCTTGCGTGCAAAAATCCGCGCGGGCAGAATAGACAATCCGAGCGGCCCAGCCGCTTACGTTGGCGTCACAAAGAACATCGGCAGTGCAGAGCACCGCCAACTCGCCCGCGAAGCTGTGCAAAAGAGCCTCGTCATTCTCAAGAATAAAAAGGTTCTCCCGCTCAAGACTACAGACAAAATTTTCGTCACCGGTAGCCACGCCAACAACACCGGCTTACAATGCGGTGCATGGACGCAAGGCTGGCAAGGCACCATGGAAAACGTCCCCGGCGCAACATCAATCCAAGCAGGCTTTGACGAAGTTGCCAATGGCGCACGCGTCGCCACCGCCGAAGAAGCAAAGACAATCGTTTATGTTATCGGTGAAGTTCCGTATGCCGAATGGTTCGGCGACTACCGCGGTGACGATTTCAACAACAAGATCATCACCAAAAAAGCCAGAACCGATATGTCATTCAACAGCACCGATAACGACATTGCACAAATTAAGGAATGGCAAAAAGCAGGTCACAAAGTGGTCGTTGTACTCATCACCGGTCGCCCGCTCCCCATCACCTCGCTCATCAACGTAGCCGATGCATTCGTCGTCGCATGGCTCCCCGGCAGCGAAGGCGCAGGTGTTGCAGACGTGCTCTTTGGCAAAGTCAAGCCCACGGGCAAACTCCCCCACACTTGGCCCAAAGACGCCAAGCAAATCCCGATCAACGTTGGCGATGGGAAAAAAGGACTCTTCCCATACGGATTCGGGTTGACATACTAA